A window of Bacteroidota bacterium genomic DNA:
CAAGAAGCGGCTCGAGCGCGTTGCGGATAAGATAATCGAGCGGTATACACTTGTACTCTTCGACTTCGGCGCGGCTAAGATTGACCCGCAAAATCAACGCGTCATCGACTTGATCCGAGAGCAGATCTCCTCTGGTACGAAAGCGACGATCACCGGCTATGCCGATCGTAGTGGCGAGGATGCGCTCAATCAGCGCCTGACTGAAGATCGCGCGAAAGCTGTAGCTAATATGCTTGGCGCGACCGATGTTGTAGTTCAGGGTAAAGGCAAATCGGTCTTGCTGTTCGATAACAACATTCCCGAGGGCCGCTTCTACTCACGAACGGTCAATATCGTACTCGAGAAGCCGATCAACCAGTAGAATATCGAAATATAGTGGCGCGATTTCCGCGCCACTATAGGCTTTTCGCGAACGCGAGGAGTTTCTTGACCAGTGCCGTGCTGGGGGCTTCCGCGTAATAGCGAAGCAACGGCTCGGTCCCTGATGCGCGGATCATCAACCACGCGCCCTTGTCGAGAGAATACTTAAACCCGTCAAGACTACTCGTCTTCAAAACCTTCAATCCGGCGATCTCGCTAAATCCCTTCTTCGCACGATCGAGCACCTGTTTTTTGTGCTCGTCCGTTGTATGATAATCGAACCGGTCGTATTTATGCGGACCGTACTGCTTCTCAAGCTCCGCAACGAGGACGCCGAGCGGCTTCTTGTAGTGACCACAAATCTCGCAAAGCAACAGGCCGTTAAAGAGGCCGTCTCGCTCGGGAATATGCAGTGAAGGAATGCCGATACCACCCGACTCTTCGCCTCCGATAAGTACGCCACCTTTCAGCATGTATTCGGTGATATACTTAAATCCGACTGGGGTGCGCTGAAGCTTCAGTCCATAGTTCGTGCACATCTTCTCAACCATGCTTGTCACCGATTCGCTCACGACGACCATTCCCTTCTGCCTGCGGACCTCTACAAGATACTTAAGCAGCAGGCACAGGATCATTTGAGACGAAAAGAACTCGCCGTTCTCATCGATGGCACCGATGCGGTCGGCATCGCCATCTGTAATGAGTCCGATGTCGAAGCCTTGCTCGACGATAAGCTTGGCAAGCTCTTTTGTGGTGTCTGCGAGTGGCTCGGGCCGGGTATTGCCAAAACCAGGATTCCAAACATCATGGAGAATCACAGCCGAGGGTAACAAAGTCTCCAGGTTACCAACCCCAGCGCCATACATTGGGTCATAGGCAATCTTGATCTTCGATCGTTTGATGCGATCGAGCTTCACAAGTCGCGCAAGCTCTTTGACGTAAATCGCTTTGGCATCGACTTCGGTGATGCGACCTTCCTTCTGAAATTGTTCGAACGAAGCAATCTGACCAGAATGAAAATCCTTCGAGGTACGAGAGCGATTGGCATCGCTATTAGTGGCCGCTTCAATCTTGGCAATGGCATCAGGAAGCGCCGACCCTCCGTACTCGCCTTTGATCTTGAAACCATTATACTTGGCCGGATTGTGCGAGGCCGTAATCATTACTCCGCCACACAATTTCTTCTTAACTATCGTGAGTGAAGTAGCGGGTGTCGAGACAACGGACTTTGCGATCAAAACCTTGAGACCTTCCGCTGCCAGCACGCGGGCGGTGAGTTCGGCGAATTCTCGACTGAGAAAACGAGCATCATACCCCACCATCACGCCACTCGATGCATTCGGGAGCTTCTTGAAATAGAGGGCCGCGCCACGCGCAACCTGATGAACATTCTCGAATGTATAACTCTCTGCGATGACATCCCGCCATCCGTCAGTTCCAAATTTGATTTCCATTGTGCCGTATCAACTTTAAGCAGGCGGATCCGTTCCCGCTTGAGTTGGAGTTTTCAGGAGTATACGAGTAAACATGAGCGTTCTCAGAACTGCATGAGTCAACTACCGCACCTTTTCGCCAATAACCGCCAGTGGGCCAAGCAGACCCTCGAAACAGATTCCACATTCTTCGAAACACTCGCAAGACAGCAGAAACCGGAATATCTTTGGATCGGCTGCTCGGATAGTCGGGTGCCGGCCAACGAAATCGTCGGCCTGATGCCCGGCGAGCTATTCGTGCA
This region includes:
- a CDS encoding phosphoglucomutase/phosphomannomutase family protein, whose amino-acid sequence is MEIKFGTDGWRDVIAESYTFENVHQVARGAALYFKKLPNASSGVMVGYDARFLSREFAELTARVLAAEGLKVLIAKSVVSTPATSLTIVKKKLCGGVMITASHNPAKYNGFKIKGEYGGSALPDAIAKIEAATNSDANRSRTSKDFHSGQIASFEQFQKEGRITEVDAKAIYVKELARLVKLDRIKRSKIKIAYDPMYGAGVGNLETLLPSAVILHDVWNPGFGNTRPEPLADTTKELAKLIVEQGFDIGLITDGDADRIGAIDENGEFFSSQMILCLLLKYLVEVRRQKGMVVVSESVTSMVEKMCTNYGLKLQRTPVGFKYITEYMLKGGVLIGGEESGGIGIPSLHIPERDGLFNGLLLCEICGHYKKPLGVLVAELEKQYGPHKYDRFDYHTTDEHKKQVLDRAKKGFSEIAGLKVLKTSSLDGFKYSLDKGAWLMIRASGTEPLLRYYAEAPSTALVKKLLAFAKSL